A stretch of Bordetella genomosp. 13 DNA encodes these proteins:
- a CDS encoding DUF1840 domain-containing protein: MLVTFHSKVTADILMRSDDVHGLLRAAGKSYGDKIPERGVFTREQLASAIAGLERVIKAEDRHNPDEDEHDPDKPPVHPIDQHVGLHQRAFPLLDMMRRSLEAGEDVTWETSRGW; the protein is encoded by the coding sequence ATGCTGGTCACTTTTCATTCCAAGGTAACGGCGGACATCCTGATGCGCAGCGACGATGTCCATGGCCTGCTGCGCGCGGCAGGCAAATCGTACGGAGACAAGATTCCCGAGCGCGGCGTCTTCACCCGCGAACAATTGGCCAGCGCCATCGCCGGACTCGAGCGCGTCATCAAGGCCGAAGACCGCCACAACCCCGACGAGGACGAGCACGACCCCGACAAGCCGCCGGTGCACCCCATCGACCAGCACGTCGGCCTGCACCAGCGCGCCTTCCCCCTGCTGGACATGATGCGCAGGTCCCTGGAAGCCGGCGAGGACGTCACCTGGGAAACCTCGCGAGGCTGGTAG
- a CDS encoding thiol:disulfide interchange protein DsbA/DsbL, producing MQSHTFTRFVAAAALAAMSFFAGASQAQGTAPYRAVNPPLPSDTPGKIEVVEYFAYTCPHCAAMEPMVEEWAKKTPPDVVLKQVPIAFNASMKPMQQLYYTLQALNRADLHPKVFNAIHVEKKRLFTKSAITDWVVEQGVDRAKFESVFDSFSVTSQVQRADQLAQAAQVDGTPSFTVGGRFLTSPVMAGNSYEGALQEVNKLIPMARSASR from the coding sequence ATGCAGTCCCATACCTTCACCCGTTTCGTCGCCGCTGCCGCGCTGGCTGCCATGAGCTTCTTCGCCGGCGCCAGCCAGGCCCAGGGCACCGCGCCGTACCGCGCCGTGAACCCGCCGCTGCCGTCCGACACCCCGGGCAAGATCGAGGTCGTCGAGTACTTCGCCTATACCTGCCCGCACTGCGCCGCCATGGAACCCATGGTCGAGGAATGGGCCAAGAAGACCCCGCCCGACGTGGTCCTGAAGCAGGTGCCCATCGCCTTCAACGCCAGCATGAAGCCCATGCAGCAGCTGTACTACACGCTTCAGGCGCTCAACCGCGCCGACCTGCATCCCAAGGTCTTCAACGCCATCCACGTCGAGAAGAAGCGCCTGTTCACCAAGTCCGCCATCACCGACTGGGTCGTCGAACAGGGCGTGGACCGCGCCAAGTTCGAATCGGTGTTCGACTCGTTCAGCGTCACCAGCCAGGTGCAGCGCGCCGACCAGCTCGCCCAGGCGGCGCAGGTCGACGGCACCCCGTCGTTCACGGTGGGCGGCCGCTTCCTCACCTCGCCCGTGATGGCCGGCAACAGCTACGAGGGCGCCCTGCAGGAAGTGAACAAGCTGATCCCGATGGCGCGCAGCGCGTCCCGATAA
- the argS gene encoding arginine--tRNA ligase, whose product MLLEQQQQLVSLIQAAVARALPDAQPNVQLERPKVAAHGDIATNVAMQLAKPARRNPRELAQELVDGLLAEPQARALIEAAEIAGPGFINFRLTAAARQAVIEVVAQQAADYGRAPRNNEKVLVEFVSANPTGPLHVGHARQAALGDAICRLYDASGWDVTREFYYNDAGNQIQNLAISVQARARGIAPDAPEWPTDGYKGDYIVDIARDFQARASVQASDGEPVQASGDIDNLDDIRQFAVAYLRREQDLDLQAFGLAFDNYYLESSLYTSGRVEQTVAALIAGGHTYEQDGALWLRTTELGTGDDKDRVMRKSEGGYTYFVPDVAYHKAKWERGFHHAVNIQGSDHHGTVARVRAGLQGLEAGIPKEFPAYVLHKMVKVMRGGEEVKISKRAGSYVTMRDLIEWVGRDAVRYFLAQRRADTEFVFDVDLALSKSDENPVYYIQYAHARICTMTAASGADAAAIASADTALLTAPTEFALMQRLAEFPQVVKLAAQELSPHHIAFWLRDCAADLHAWYNAERVLVDDMGLRLARLRLAGATRQVLANGLALLGVSAPERLDRE is encoded by the coding sequence ATGCTCCTCGAGCAACAACAACAACTCGTATCCCTGATCCAGGCCGCGGTCGCGCGCGCGCTGCCCGACGCCCAGCCCAACGTGCAGCTCGAGCGCCCGAAGGTCGCCGCGCACGGCGACATCGCCACCAACGTGGCGATGCAGCTGGCCAAGCCCGCGCGGCGCAATCCTCGTGAACTGGCCCAGGAACTGGTGGACGGGCTGCTGGCAGAGCCGCAGGCGCGAGCGCTGATCGAGGCGGCCGAGATCGCTGGTCCTGGCTTCATCAATTTCCGGCTCACCGCCGCGGCCCGCCAGGCCGTCATCGAGGTGGTGGCGCAGCAGGCGGCCGACTACGGCCGCGCGCCTCGCAACAACGAGAAGGTGCTGGTGGAATTCGTGTCGGCCAATCCCACCGGCCCGCTGCACGTGGGCCATGCCCGCCAGGCGGCGCTGGGCGACGCCATCTGCCGCCTGTACGACGCCAGCGGCTGGGACGTCACGCGCGAGTTCTATTACAACGACGCCGGCAACCAGATCCAGAACCTGGCCATCAGCGTGCAGGCGCGCGCGCGCGGCATCGCCCCCGATGCGCCCGAGTGGCCCACCGACGGCTACAAGGGCGACTACATCGTCGACATCGCGCGCGACTTCCAGGCGCGCGCCTCGGTGCAGGCGTCCGACGGCGAGCCCGTGCAGGCCAGCGGCGACATCGACAACCTGGACGACATCCGCCAGTTCGCGGTGGCCTACCTGCGCCGCGAGCAAGACCTCGACCTGCAGGCCTTCGGCCTGGCGTTCGACAACTACTACCTGGAAAGCTCGCTGTACACGTCCGGCCGCGTCGAGCAGACCGTGGCGGCGCTGATCGCGGGCGGCCATACCTACGAGCAGGACGGCGCGCTGTGGCTGCGCACCACCGAGCTGGGCACGGGCGACGACAAAGACCGCGTCATGCGCAAGAGCGAGGGCGGCTATACGTACTTCGTGCCCGACGTGGCCTACCACAAGGCCAAGTGGGAGCGCGGCTTCCACCACGCGGTCAACATCCAGGGCAGCGACCACCACGGCACGGTGGCGCGCGTGCGCGCGGGCCTGCAAGGCCTCGAGGCGGGCATTCCCAAGGAATTCCCGGCTTACGTGCTGCACAAGATGGTCAAGGTGATGCGCGGCGGCGAAGAGGTGAAGATCTCCAAGCGCGCCGGCAGCTATGTCACCATGCGCGACCTGATCGAATGGGTGGGTCGCGATGCGGTGCGCTACTTCCTGGCGCAGCGCCGCGCCGATACCGAGTTCGTGTTCGACGTGGACCTGGCGCTGTCCAAGAGCGACGAGAACCCGGTCTACTACATCCAGTATGCGCACGCGCGCATCTGCACCATGACCGCCGCTTCGGGCGCCGACGCCGCGGCCATCGCGTCGGCCGACACCGCGCTGCTGACCGCCCCCACCGAATTCGCGCTGATGCAGCGGCTGGCCGAATTCCCGCAGGTGGTGAAGCTGGCGGCGCAAGAGCTGTCGCCGCATCACATCGCCTTCTGGCTGCGCGATTGCGCGGCCGACCTGCACGCCTGGTACAACGCTGAACGCGTGCTGGTCGATGATATGGGCCTGCGGCTGGCGCGCCTGCGCCTGGCCGGCGCCACGCGCCAAGTGCTCGCCAACGGCCTTGCCCTTCTGGGCGTCAGCGCGCCCGAGCGGCTGGATCGCGAATAA
- a CDS encoding SPOR domain-containing protein yields MATKRKSSRRSGEGGSTMYGVLAGLLIGLVVAAVVAFYVTNAPMPFVDRATRQGDQGKASDPRQVADPNQALYGRDGPAGNVPTGPTADAPSAPLPGLQPQPGKPSGPPDDLGALIATLPPSSEPAPAEAPGPAPNAKPATQPAAKPTATPSQQSGNYYLQAGAYRGQQDAESLRARILLLGLPVAVQRAESNGVQINRVRVGPFAKLDDMNRARVRLSENKIESTVVRQQ; encoded by the coding sequence ATGGCCACCAAGCGCAAATCCAGCCGCCGATCCGGTGAAGGTGGCAGCACCATGTACGGCGTGCTGGCCGGTCTGCTGATCGGGTTGGTGGTGGCCGCGGTGGTTGCCTTCTACGTCACCAATGCGCCCATGCCCTTCGTCGACCGCGCCACACGCCAGGGCGACCAGGGCAAGGCTTCGGATCCGCGCCAGGTGGCCGATCCCAACCAGGCCTTGTACGGCCGCGACGGCCCGGCGGGCAACGTGCCCACCGGCCCCACGGCCGATGCGCCGTCCGCGCCGCTGCCGGGCTTGCAGCCGCAGCCCGGCAAGCCCTCGGGCCCGCCCGATGACCTGGGCGCGCTGATCGCCACCTTGCCGCCCAGCAGCGAGCCGGCGCCGGCCGAGGCCCCCGGGCCCGCGCCGAACGCAAAGCCCGCCACCCAGCCCGCGGCCAAGCCCACCGCCACGCCTTCGCAGCAGTCCGGCAACTATTATCTGCAGGCCGGCGCGTACCGTGGGCAGCAGGATGCCGAATCGCTGCGCGCCCGCATCCTGCTGCTGGGCCTGCCCGTGGCCGTGCAGCGTGCCGAAAGCAACGGCGTGCAGATCAACCGCGTGCGGGTCGGCCCGTTCGCCAAGCTGGACGACATGAATCGCGCGCGGGTGCGCCTGAGCGAGAACAAGATCGAATCCACGGTGGTGCGCCAGCAATAG
- a CDS encoding carbohydrate ABC transporter permease: protein MSRTLDTLAAWLLGLIWILPLAYAAWAAFHPAAYATRFDLLAPLTLDNFVRAWQSAPFPRYLLNTFALVTMVLAAQMVLCTLAAYAFARFAFRGRDALFLLVLVQLMVMPDMLIVENYRTMSQLGVRDTVFAVGLPYFASAFGIFLLRQTFKTVPRELEDAARVEGAGPLQVLLKVYVPMARPMYVAYGLVSVSHHWNNFLWPLIITNSVESRPLTVGLQVFSSTDQGIDWSVITAATLLSAGPLLVAFLLFQRQFVQSFMRAGIR from the coding sequence ATGAGCCGCACGCTCGACACCCTGGCCGCCTGGTTGCTGGGCCTGATCTGGATCCTGCCGCTGGCCTATGCGGCCTGGGCGGCCTTCCACCCCGCGGCGTATGCCACGCGCTTCGACCTGCTGGCGCCGCTGACGCTGGACAACTTCGTGCGCGCCTGGCAGTCGGCGCCCTTTCCGCGCTATCTGCTGAACACCTTCGCGCTGGTGACGATGGTGCTGGCGGCGCAGATGGTGCTGTGCACGCTGGCCGCGTATGCGTTCGCGCGCTTCGCGTTCCGCGGGCGCGACGCGCTGTTCCTGCTGGTGCTGGTGCAGCTGATGGTGATGCCGGACATGCTGATCGTGGAAAACTACCGCACGATGAGCCAGCTGGGCGTGCGCGACACGGTGTTCGCGGTGGGGCTGCCGTATTTCGCGTCGGCGTTCGGCATATTCCTGCTGCGCCAGACGTTCAAGACGGTGCCGCGCGAACTTGAGGATGCGGCGCGCGTCGAGGGCGCGGGGCCGCTGCAGGTGCTGCTGAAGGTCTACGTGCCGATGGCCAGGCCGATGTACGTGGCCTACGGGCTGGTGTCGGTCAGCCATCACTGGAACAACTTCCTGTGGCCGCTGATCATCACGAATTCGGTGGAGTCGCGGCCGCTCACCGTGGGGTTGCAGGTGTTTTCTTCCACCGACCAGGGGATCGACTGGTCGGTGATCACGGCGGCCACGTTGTTGTCCGCGGGGCCGTTGCTGGTGGCGTTTCTGTTGTTCCAGCGTCAGTTCGTGCAGTCGTTCATGCGGGCGGGGATACGCTGA